Proteins encoded by one window of Cyclobacteriaceae bacterium:
- a CDS encoding FG-GAP-like repeat-containing protein: MRSVILYGVILLMSLVVASAQVPAISSFDQVTDYPFSTVRINGSGFSANAAQLQVWFGSVKGTILSASETSIAVRVPAEARVSSVEVINLSTRLSARSSKKFVSNFSGVQPFTTNFTNNAFSNPDDIFDLCSCDFDGDGKPDMAGSKFRDGKSNIMLLRNTSTVAANNTTLSFTQTSLTLSVPTFSVTCGDLNGDGKPELVASRGGTVTGSNIYVFPNTSNVGTISFAAPVTLNLQTGDFAKEIAIADLDRDGKPEIIVTNGQTNNLYIFDNNVSAGVINADAFTRVEKTVVGATNTLALDVADFNGDGWIDIAFSANTNAQRVFIYNNPANGSLNFSAISSILISGSTNINDIASGDFNLDGRMDFVVADRGANKAFVYLNTGGFAFSSVNSTTGFPSPTAWGVDVADMNGDGFLDFVVGNRDFASPQLNVYINNGNATPGFGQHTIVTPKANWFVRAADFDGDAKPDIAITSTNNVASFSIDVWKNRNCHQPVIFNDDPVTICNGQTIELASIPMQGVAFSWSSGGTGPTKSITFADAPSTITLTAVGEGGACSQQASISVIAGAGSAPANPVINAPAAVCAGNTLTLSTTTTATQYFWTGPAGFSSNQQNPAGIPNVAAVNAGTYSLQVQSGDCRSNVTTVNVDVVEPASFSIATSTGSSKVCTGQAITLSINPVAGYDYQWKKNGSNIIGQTGASLSIASAAAADAAAYTVLVSHQTITCTSETSVLNLQVINTPVASFTTAPALVCVGTAVNFNSAGSMFDNAEAVAYAWEFGDGDVGTGQTTTHTYTAAQVGIVARLTLSYPGVTGCSNNTTRNFNVNAATPPEIVADPDVTDICADGSESVNLSVAGSFTSFSWSTGGSGSSISVTQPGTFTVNTVDNNGCAGTDELILEPKPECDDPQGPIDITIPKVFSPNNDNINDFWIIANVENYPDCNMNVFDGRGRRIYEVIGFPVTGWDGTSNGKTVPEGTYYYVFGCPNAAPITGSVLVVR, encoded by the coding sequence ATGCGCTCAGTTATTTTATATGGAGTAATACTTTTGATGTCGCTGGTGGTGGCTTCTGCCCAGGTGCCTGCAATCAGTAGTTTCGATCAGGTTACCGATTACCCGTTCTCAACCGTACGCATTAATGGCTCAGGCTTCAGTGCAAACGCGGCACAATTGCAGGTTTGGTTTGGTTCTGTAAAAGGTACTATTTTATCAGCATCAGAAACATCAATTGCCGTTCGCGTACCTGCGGAGGCAAGGGTAAGCAGTGTTGAAGTAATTAACCTGAGCACCAGACTTTCAGCCCGGTCATCAAAAAAGTTTGTTTCAAATTTTAGTGGGGTTCAACCTTTCACTACAAATTTTACGAATAACGCCTTTTCAAACCCAGACGATATTTTTGATTTGTGTTCCTGCGATTTTGATGGAGATGGAAAGCCGGATATGGCAGGCTCAAAATTCAGGGATGGGAAATCCAACATCATGCTACTGCGCAACACCAGTACAGTTGCGGCTAATAACACTACCCTTAGTTTTACCCAAACTTCACTTACGTTAAGTGTGCCCACTTTTAGCGTTACCTGTGGTGATTTGAATGGTGATGGTAAACCTGAATTGGTGGCGAGCAGAGGTGGAACCGTTACAGGTAGCAATATTTATGTATTCCCAAATACCAGTAACGTAGGTACAATCTCCTTTGCTGCACCAGTAACCTTGAATCTTCAAACCGGAGACTTCGCCAAAGAAATCGCCATTGCCGATTTGGATCGCGATGGTAAGCCTGAAATCATTGTTACCAACGGCCAAACCAATAACCTATACATCTTTGATAATAATGTAAGCGCAGGCGTGATAAATGCCGATGCCTTTACCCGTGTTGAAAAAACTGTAGTCGGGGCAACCAATACGCTTGCCCTTGATGTAGCTGATTTTAATGGTGATGGTTGGATTGACATTGCTTTTTCTGCCAACACCAATGCACAGCGTGTATTCATTTATAATAACCCCGCGAACGGCTCACTAAATTTCTCAGCTATTTCCAGTATATTAATCAGTGGAAGTACCAACATCAATGATATCGCTTCCGGAGATTTTAATCTGGATGGCCGCATGGATTTTGTCGTAGCCGATCGTGGTGCCAACAAAGCATTTGTTTACCTCAATACCGGAGGGTTTGCATTCAGTTCAGTGAATTCAACCACAGGCTTCCCCTCACCAACGGCATGGGGTGTTGATGTAGCCGATATGAACGGAGATGGTTTCCTTGATTTTGTTGTGGGCAACCGTGACTTCGCAAGTCCGCAACTCAATGTTTATATCAACAATGGAAATGCGACTCCTGGTTTTGGTCAACATACAATCGTTACACCAAAGGCCAACTGGTTTGTGCGTGCAGCTGATTTCGATGGGGACGCCAAACCCGATATTGCCATCACTTCCACAAACAACGTGGCCAGTTTTTCCATTGATGTATGGAAAAACAGGAATTGTCATCAGCCGGTTATTTTCAATGATGATCCGGTAACAATATGTAACGGTCAGACGATTGAGCTTGCCAGTATTCCCATGCAGGGCGTTGCTTTCTCGTGGAGTTCAGGTGGAACAGGCCCAACCAAAAGCATAACCTTTGCCGATGCGCCTTCCACCATTACATTGACAGCAGTAGGTGAGGGTGGCGCCTGCTCACAACAAGCATCGATTAGTGTAATAGCCGGTGCCGGAAGTGCGCCAGCCAATCCGGTAATCAATGCGCCTGCGGCAGTATGTGCCGGCAATACATTAACGCTAAGTACAACTACTACAGCAACACAATATTTTTGGACGGGGCCGGCAGGGTTCAGTTCAAATCAACAAAACCCTGCCGGTATACCCAATGTGGCAGCCGTTAATGCGGGTACGTATTCGCTTCAGGTACAATCAGGTGATTGCCGAAGCAATGTAACCACGGTAAATGTAGATGTGGTAGAGCCTGCTTCCTTCTCCATCGCCACCAGTACAGGAAGTTCGAAGGTATGTACAGGTCAGGCTATTACGCTTTCTATAAATCCGGTAGCCGGGTATGATTATCAATGGAAGAAGAATGGATCAAATATTATCGGGCAAACGGGAGCATCCTTATCCATTGCATCGGCTGCAGCCGCTGATGCAGCGGCATATACCGTATTGGTTTCTCATCAAACCATTACCTGCACAAGTGAAACGAGCGTATTAAATCTTCAGGTAATCAATACTCCGGTTGCATCGTTTACGACAGCGCCTGCATTGGTATGTGTAGGCACAGCTGTAAACTTTAACAGTGCAGGCTCCATGTTTGACAATGCTGAGGCGGTTGCTTATGCATGGGAATTTGGAGATGGAGACGTAGGCACAGGACAAACCACTACGCATACGTACACAGCCGCGCAAGTTGGCATAGTGGCACGACTTACGCTAAGCTACCCGGGTGTAACAGGCTGTTCAAATAATACAACCCGGAATTTTAATGTAAATGCAGCAACACCGCCTGAAATTGTTGCCGATCCCGATGTAACTGACATATGTGCTGATGGTTCAGAATCTGTCAACTTGAGTGTGGCGGGTTCATTCACCAGCTTTTCATGGAGTACCGGAGGAAGTGGATCATCCATTTCAGTAACGCAACCGGGTACTTTTACTGTAAATACGGTTGACAACAATGGTTGTGCAGGTACTGATGAGCTGATCTTAGAACCAAAGCCTGAGTGTGACGATCCGCAAGGACCGATTGATATTACAATTCCGAAAGTTTTCTCACCTAACAACGATAATATCAATGACTTTTGGATTATTGCCAACGTTGAAAATTACCCCGATTGCAACATGAATGTATTTGACGGAAGAGGCAGAAGAATATATGAGGTAATCGGTTTTCCGGTTACAGGTTGGGATGGCACCAGCAATGGAAAAACCGTCCCTGAGGGTACCTATTACTATGTATTTGGATGCCCCAATGCAGCACCCATAACAGGTAGCGTTTTAGTAGTACGATAA
- a CDS encoding DUF6089 family protein, with the protein MRFLRLLLVVLLFLPEWADAQSFYAVRRERSIIGSIGIGNATYFGELANPGDNFDAKPSINLGLQYFFTNRISVRSELTWFQIQGDDAKANDGSRVRRNLSFTSSNFELNATGAVSLFPLGQRFYQRPRFNVYGFAGVGVLYSNPKAEYQGEKYALQPLQTEGVKYSRFNLVIPYGLGARVMLNPFVNVALEGAYRATFTDYLDDVSTVHKDPASFSDPIAAALADRRPELGLAPAPPGLQRGNPEKNDGYFFLQLKVEYYIPDEVFWNSNSKLYRSKRKAYYKRRR; encoded by the coding sequence ATGAGATTTTTACGTCTGCTGTTGGTTGTATTGCTGTTTTTACCCGAATGGGCTGATGCCCAAAGCTTTTACGCGGTAAGACGGGAGCGTTCGATTATTGGTTCGATTGGAATTGGAAATGCCACGTATTTTGGGGAATTAGCTAATCCCGGTGACAATTTTGATGCTAAACCCTCAATAAACTTAGGACTACAATATTTCTTTACCAACAGAATCAGCGTTCGCTCTGAACTTACCTGGTTTCAGATTCAAGGGGACGATGCCAAGGCAAATGATGGCAGTAGGGTAAGAAGAAACCTGTCTTTTACGTCTAGTAATTTTGAACTTAATGCTACAGGAGCTGTGAGTTTGTTTCCATTAGGTCAACGGTTCTATCAACGCCCAAGATTCAACGTTTATGGTTTTGCGGGGGTTGGCGTACTCTATTCCAATCCTAAAGCTGAATATCAGGGGGAGAAATACGCACTCCAGCCCTTACAAACTGAAGGGGTTAAGTATAGTAGGTTTAATTTAGTTATCCCTTACGGACTTGGCGCACGCGTGATGCTCAACCCATTCGTAAACGTAGCCCTTGAAGGGGCTTATCGGGCAACCTTTACAGATTACCTGGATGACGTTAGCACTGTGCATAAAGATCCAGCTTCTTTTTCAGATCCAATTGCTGCAGCGTTGGCTGACCGCAGACCTGAATTAGGATTAGCTCCAGCGCCTCCAGGCTTACAACGTGGAAATCCTGAAAAGAATGATGGCTACTTCTTTTTACAATTGAAGGTTGAGTATTACATACCCGATGAAGTATTCTGGAATTCAAACAGTAAACTCTACCGGTCTAAGCGTAAAGCTTATTACAAAAGAAGAAGGTAA
- a CDS encoding PorP/SprF family type IX secretion system membrane protein — protein MYRISRFYFLCVWLALLTGEVFSQDAANFTQFFINPFSYNPSYAGTDGRAALFVGYRKQWANIQGGPTIANLSLHGQTTKAGLNFGLNVINDTRGVLNTSGLSVAFGYSASLSDQVSLRFGVSVGGAWNMVNLEEIEDASDPALAELLDQNAFLLGNAGISLHAKTFHLGVSLPSIFSPSYVSVDPFSFKEVKPFQSVIVSASNRFYFGGDKHIFEPYVLYRINTGLPSQYEVAGVVHLNHVIWVGGSYKQDFGISALGGVKINHTILIGGSYSLKNTGINELNSPTYEVQMSYLLGQRKRNVPHYSFVDAEKEKPKKRKSASELIAERRKEQEAEQKKRQEELAKKQREEQLAKEKAAKEREAQLRAAREAEQKQKEAEVLAAKQAEQRQKEAEAQAARQAELNKQQAQQQAVQTQPQPQQPQQQQTQPVVVQPQPQQRQPVVVQQPQQTQPQPVTPVEPPLEDHSHDGGARFRSQLYVPVYVSDEENERTLRLEEHAADPDEHHGEDPDFHPNAERHEFVKRGGHQDEMDTGDFVVVGTFRSKENAIHFSEGLVKLGFTADYGHLTEKEMWYVYVAQTNDINTARTERDKYRKMKIFRDAWLLTVHH, from the coding sequence ATGTACAGAATTAGTCGGTTCTATTTTTTATGTGTATGGCTAGCGTTATTAACCGGAGAAGTATTCTCCCAGGATGCCGCGAACTTTACGCAATTCTTCATCAACCCGTTTAGTTACAATCCTTCATATGCGGGTACTGATGGAAGAGCCGCTTTGTTTGTGGGCTATCGAAAACAGTGGGCAAACATACAAGGTGGACCAACTATTGCGAATCTTTCTTTACACGGTCAAACTACAAAAGCAGGATTGAATTTTGGTTTGAATGTAATCAATGATACACGCGGTGTATTGAATACCTCGGGGTTATCAGTTGCCTTTGGATACTCCGCTTCGTTGTCGGATCAGGTTTCACTTCGTTTTGGTGTTTCGGTTGGGGGAGCCTGGAACATGGTTAACCTGGAAGAAATTGAAGATGCATCTGATCCGGCTCTTGCTGAGTTGTTGGATCAGAATGCTTTCCTGCTCGGCAACGCTGGAATATCGTTGCATGCCAAAACATTTCACCTGGGGGTATCGCTGCCATCTATATTTTCACCATCGTATGTAAGTGTAGATCCGTTCTCTTTCAAAGAAGTCAAGCCTTTTCAATCTGTAATTGTCAGCGCCAGCAATCGGTTTTACTTTGGTGGGGATAAACACATTTTTGAACCTTACGTATTGTATCGTATCAACACCGGTTTGCCTTCACAATATGAGGTTGCCGGTGTGGTTCACCTGAATCATGTTATATGGGTTGGTGGAAGCTATAAACAGGATTTCGGCATATCCGCATTGGGCGGTGTTAAGATTAATCACACCATTCTTATTGGAGGATCTTATTCTTTGAAAAATACCGGCATCAATGAACTGAACAGTCCAACTTATGAGGTGCAAATGAGTTATCTACTTGGTCAGCGAAAGCGAAATGTACCGCACTATTCTTTCGTTGATGCTGAAAAGGAAAAGCCTAAGAAGCGTAAGTCCGCCAGCGAGTTGATCGCTGAACGTAGAAAAGAACAAGAGGCTGAGCAAAAGAAACGCCAGGAAGAACTGGCCAAAAAGCAACGCGAGGAGCAATTGGCGAAAGAGAAAGCGGCAAAAGAGCGTGAGGCCCAACTACGGGCTGCTCGTGAGGCCGAACAAAAGCAAAAGGAAGCAGAAGTGCTCGCAGCCAAACAGGCAGAACAAAGACAAAAAGAGGCGGAAGCGCAGGCGGCACGACAAGCTGAATTGAACAAACAACAGGCACAACAACAAGCGGTACAAACTCAACCCCAACCCCAACAGCCTCAGCAACAACAAACGCAACCAGTTGTAGTACAGCCTCAGCCTCAACAACGTCAACCTGTTGTGGTTCAACAACCTCAACAAACCCAGCCACAGCCAGTAACACCTGTAGAGCCCCCGTTGGAAGATCATAGTCATGATGGCGGAGCTCGATTCAGAAGTCAATTATATGTGCCGGTTTATGTAAGCGATGAAGAAAATGAACGTACATTAAGGTTAGAGGAGCATGCTGCTGACCCAGATGAGCACCATGGAGAGGATCCGGATTTTCATCCCAATGCCGAGCGCCATGAATTTGTCAAGCGTGGTGGGCATCAGGATGAAATGGATACGGGTGATTTTGTGGTGGTCGGTACCTTCCGATCCAAGGAAAATGCCATACACTTTTCTGAGGGGCTGGTAAAATTGGGTTTCACCGCTGATTACGGCCATTTGACCGAAAAAGAGATGTGGTACGTTTACGTTGCCCAGACAAACGATATTAATACTGCACGCACCGAACGTGATAAATACAGAAAAATGAAAATTTTCAGGGATGCCTGGCTGCTAACGGTACACCATTAA
- a CDS encoding ABC transporter ATP-binding protein: MNTPLVKAVDIRKSYGALNVLKGIDLEVAAGEVVAIVGASGAGKSTLLHILGTLDVPDQGTLFLRDQDVFRFSSTKLAAFRNKSVGFVFQFHNLLPEFSALENVMIPGWIAGRSKQEITQRAKELLTMLGLASRMEHKPSEMSGGEQQRTAVARALINDPVLVLADEPSGNLDSKNAQELHQLFFDLRKQLNQTFIIVTHNQEFAGMADRTIEIKDGQVAKR; the protein is encoded by the coding sequence GTGAATACGCCTCTTGTAAAAGCTGTTGATATCCGGAAATCATATGGTGCATTGAATGTACTGAAAGGGATAGACCTGGAAGTGGCAGCCGGTGAAGTGGTGGCCATTGTGGGCGCTTCCGGTGCGGGTAAGAGTACGCTACTTCATATTTTAGGTACATTGGATGTGCCGGATCAGGGCACACTTTTTTTACGCGATCAGGATGTGTTCCGGTTTTCATCAACCAAGCTGGCGGCTTTCCGAAACAAGTCGGTTGGGTTTGTTTTTCAGTTCCACAATTTGCTGCCGGAGTTCTCGGCTTTGGAAAATGTGATGATTCCCGGTTGGATTGCGGGACGAAGCAAACAAGAAATTACGCAGCGCGCTAAAGAATTACTTACCATGCTCGGCCTGGCATCCCGTATGGAGCATAAACCATCTGAGATGTCGGGAGGGGAGCAGCAACGCACAGCCGTAGCGCGGGCATTGATTAACGATCCGGTGTTGGTGCTGGCCGATGAACCCAGTGGAAACCTGGATTCAAAAAATGCACAAGAATTGCATCAGTTGTTTTTCGATCTGCGCAAGCAACTGAACCAAACGTTTATCATTGTTACGCACAACCAGGAGTTTGCCGGAATGGCTGACCGAACCATTGAAATCAAAGATGGGCAGGTGGCCAAACGCTGA
- the mtaB gene encoding tRNA (N(6)-L-threonylcarbamoyladenosine(37)-C(2))-methylthiotransferase MtaB → MRKVAFYTLGCKLNYSETSTISRQFEEKGYKKVSFTESPDIFIINTCSVTENADKKCHKIVREARAISPDAYVAIIGCYAQLKPKEISEIPGVDAVLGAAEKFRLVELLDGFVRKPEAVVYASEVESAQSFNTSFSLHDRTRTFLKIQDGCDYSCTFCTIPLARGSSRSDTLENVVKNAQEIAKSGVKEIVLTGVNTGDFGIQNGNRVERFVDLVKALAQVDGIERIRISSIEPNLLSDEIIEFVSTSKKFVPHFHIPLQSGSNKILRLMRRRYQRELYTSRVEKIKGTMPHACIGVDVIVGFPGETHEDFLETYNYLNELNIAYLHVFTYSERDNTVAATLPGTVSTKDRAERSKMLHILSDKKRRKFYEENLGQQFTVLFENDIEDGNMHGFTENYIRVAAKYDPLLINELKSVRLTSINEKGLVEVEETIEFAHH, encoded by the coding sequence ATGAGAAAAGTAGCTTTTTATACCCTGGGCTGTAAGCTCAATTATTCCGAGACCTCAACCATTTCACGGCAGTTTGAGGAAAAGGGCTATAAAAAGGTTTCATTTACCGAGTCACCAGACATTTTCATCATAAATACATGCTCGGTTACTGAAAATGCGGATAAGAAATGCCACAAAATTGTGCGCGAAGCGCGTGCCATTTCTCCTGATGCCTATGTGGCCATCATCGGATGCTATGCGCAATTAAAGCCAAAAGAAATTTCGGAGATACCCGGTGTAGATGCCGTGCTCGGGGCTGCTGAAAAATTTCGGTTGGTAGAATTACTGGATGGCTTTGTGCGAAAGCCTGAGGCGGTTGTCTATGCCTCTGAAGTTGAATCGGCCCAATCTTTCAATACGTCATTTTCCTTGCACGACCGTACCCGCACATTCCTTAAAATTCAGGATGGGTGCGACTATTCCTGTACCTTCTGCACCATTCCGTTGGCACGCGGCTCAAGCCGAAGCGATACCCTTGAAAATGTGGTAAAGAATGCGCAGGAGATTGCTAAATCAGGCGTGAAGGAAATTGTACTGACGGGTGTAAACACGGGTGATTTTGGCATACAAAACGGAAACCGCGTTGAACGATTCGTTGACCTGGTAAAAGCCCTTGCTCAGGTGGATGGCATAGAGCGTATTCGGATTTCTTCCATTGAACCTAACCTGCTCTCAGACGAAATCATTGAGTTTGTTTCCACCTCCAAAAAGTTTGTTCCGCACTTCCACATTCCCCTTCAATCGGGATCAAATAAAATACTCCGGTTAATGCGCAGGCGTTACCAGCGCGAATTGTATACCAGTCGCGTAGAGAAAATAAAAGGCACCATGCCCCATGCTTGTATTGGTGTTGATGTAATTGTGGGATTTCCGGGAGAAACCCACGAGGACTTCCTGGAGACGTATAACTACCTCAATGAGCTTAACATCGCCTACCTGCATGTATTTACGTACTCTGAACGGGATAATACGGTTGCCGCAACTTTGCCGGGTACAGTTTCCACAAAGGACCGGGCAGAGCGATCAAAAATGCTCCACATTCTGTCGGACAAAAAGAGAAGGAAATTTTACGAAGAAAACCTGGGGCAGCAGTTTACAGTGCTGTTTGAAAATGACATTGAAGACGGCAATATGCACGGCTTTACGGAGAATTACATCCGGGTAGCCGCCAAATACGACCCGCTACTGATCAATGAACTGAAGTCGGTCAGGCTGACCTCCATCAATGAAAAAGGGCTGGTTGAGGTGGAAGAAACCATTGAATTTGCCCACCATTAA
- a CDS encoding outer membrane beta-barrel protein produces MASPSKKKYACIFEGGYSQRGRKVIFNNGFSQNNATYRFTDFSLLLQRSFSFNLSKNVVADWYFSIGPQISYWLNGDGVVGSVDNEGQAYTIVFDEEFTGLIDNKMYLNDVNRWLFGLNFGLGMQAPLGGARKLNLELRFVSGHTYYGTRNSASYSWQNFEDNLRANEKILSLTAAYVINVDLKDRKQGRSTKDKEVKRKPVKKRRR; encoded by the coding sequence TTGGCTTCCCCCTCAAAAAAAAAATACGCCTGCATTTTTGAGGGTGGTTATTCGCAACGGGGTAGAAAAGTGATTTTCAATAATGGGTTTTCGCAAAACAATGCAACCTATCGCTTCACCGACTTTTCATTATTGCTACAACGTTCATTCAGTTTCAATCTTTCCAAAAATGTAGTTGCCGATTGGTACTTCTCTATCGGGCCGCAAATCAGTTACTGGTTGAATGGTGATGGTGTGGTTGGCTCTGTCGATAATGAAGGACAAGCCTACACCATAGTGTTTGATGAAGAATTCACCGGCCTGATCGACAATAAGATGTACCTCAATGATGTCAACCGCTGGTTATTCGGTTTAAACTTTGGCTTGGGGATGCAAGCCCCGTTGGGCGGAGCCAGAAAACTAAATCTGGAGCTACGGTTTGTTTCGGGCCACACCTATTACGGTACACGCAACAGCGCCTCATACAGTTGGCAAAACTTTGAAGACAATTTACGGGCGAATGAAAAAATTCTTTCGCTTACTGCTGCATATGTAATCAACGTTGATTTGAAAGACCGTAAGCAAGGCAGAAGTACAAAAGACAAGGAAGTAAAACGAAAGCCGGTTAAAAAAAGAAGACGCTGA
- the sucC gene encoding ADP-forming succinate--CoA ligase subunit beta yields the protein MNIHEYQGKEILKKYGVAIQRGIVADNPDAAIQAAKELQAETGTKWFVIKSQIHAGGRGKGVVKETGSKGVVLAKSLAEVPEKVKGILGGTLVTHQTGPDGKVVNKVLIAEDVYYPGESEPKEYYMSILLDRSKGIPVIMASTEGGMNIEEVAETHPEKIVKEWIDPTIGLQGFQARKIAFAMGWEGNAFKEGVKFIQSLYNAYIGLDASMFEINPLLKTSDNKILAVDSKVNLDDNALYRHKDLAELRDLSEEDPLEVEAGKAGLNYVKLDGNVGCMVNGAGLAMATMDIIKLSGGEPANFLDVGGGANAETVEAGFRIILKDPNVKAILINIFGGIVRCDRVANGVVEAYKKIGNIHVPIIVRLQGTNAEEGAKIIEQSGLKVFSAILLKDAAAKVKEVLA from the coding sequence ATGAACATCCACGAATACCAGGGAAAGGAAATACTGAAGAAATATGGTGTAGCCATTCAACGCGGCATCGTTGCCGACAACCCGGATGCCGCTATACAAGCCGCCAAGGAATTGCAGGCCGAAACCGGCACTAAATGGTTTGTTATAAAATCCCAGATTCATGCCGGAGGCCGCGGAAAAGGGGTTGTTAAGGAGACCGGATCGAAAGGCGTTGTATTGGCCAAAAGCCTGGCGGAAGTTCCGGAAAAGGTAAAAGGTATACTAGGCGGAACATTGGTAACACACCAAACAGGACCCGATGGAAAAGTGGTAAACAAGGTTTTAATTGCCGAGGATGTGTACTACCCGGGCGAATCGGAGCCGAAAGAATATTACATGAGCATTTTGCTGGACCGCTCCAAAGGCATTCCTGTTATCATGGCCTCTACTGAGGGTGGAATGAACATCGAAGAAGTGGCTGAAACGCATCCTGAAAAGATTGTGAAAGAGTGGATTGACCCGACCATTGGACTACAGGGATTTCAGGCGCGTAAAATAGCTTTCGCGATGGGTTGGGAAGGAAATGCCTTCAAGGAGGGCGTGAAATTCATTCAATCATTATACAACGCCTACATCGGACTGGATGCCTCCATGTTTGAAATCAACCCCCTGCTCAAAACCTCTGATAATAAGATACTTGCCGTTGACTCGAAGGTAAATCTTGATGACAACGCACTGTACCGCCATAAAGACCTGGCCGAGCTACGCGACCTTTCGGAAGAAGATCCGTTGGAAGTGGAAGCCGGAAAAGCAGGACTGAACTATGTGAAGCTTGATGGAAATGTAGGCTGTATGGTGAACGGAGCCGGATTAGCGATGGCCACGATGGACATCATCAAGTTATCCGGTGGGGAGCCCGCCAACTTCCTTGACGTTGGTGGTGGTGCCAATGCCGAAACCGTTGAGGCCGGGTTCCGGATTATCTTAAAAGATCCGAACGTAAAAGCCATCCTGATCAACATTTTTGGTGGTATTGTTCGCTGCGACCGGGTGGCCAATGGCGTGGTGGAGGCCTACAAGAAAATAGGCAACATACACGTACCGATTATCGTACGGTTACAAGGCACCAATGCCGAAGAAGGTGCCAAAATCATTGAACAATCTGGTTTAAAGGTATTTTCGGCCATTTTGCTGAAGGATGCCGCTGCCAAGGTGAAAGAAGTACTGGCCTGA
- a CDS encoding response regulator transcription factor, with protein sequence MSTNTIKVLLTDDHTLIRHGVAAMLSDVDDVEVIGSVSSGEDAINAVRENRPDVILMDILMGGMTGIEATRWIKGDDPTIKVVMLSMEISREYVSAGIQSGVDGYLPKDIDKDTLVEAIRTVKNGGRFFNDAIMKLVFEDFYSREKFKAPSLKLPNDLTKREFEVLGLVATGRTNKEVAESLFISVKTVETHKTNILQKLGLKNTAELVKYAIKNKLIDVDTI encoded by the coding sequence ATGAGCACCAATACCATAAAGGTTCTGCTAACCGATGATCATACCCTGATCCGTCATGGTGTGGCTGCAATGCTTAGCGATGTAGATGATGTGGAGGTTATTGGGTCAGTATCCAGTGGGGAAGATGCCATCAATGCAGTGCGGGAGAATCGGCCTGACGTTATTCTTATGGACATTCTGATGGGAGGCATGACAGGCATTGAGGCTACACGGTGGATAAAAGGAGATGATCCTACTATTAAAGTGGTCATGCTCAGTATGGAAATAAGCCGGGAGTATGTTTCTGCGGGTATTCAATCGGGTGTAGATGGATACCTGCCCAAGGATATTGACAAGGATACGCTGGTTGAAGCTATCCGCACCGTTAAAAATGGTGGTCGCTTTTTCAACGATGCGATCATGAAACTTGTGTTTGAAGATTTTTATTCCCGTGAGAAATTTAAAGCCCCATCGTTAAAACTCCCCAACGACCTGACCAAGCGTGAGTTTGAGGTACTTGGTTTGGTGGCTACAGGCCGAACCAATAAAGAGGTAGCCGAATCGCTTTTCATTAGCGTGAAGACCGTGGAAACCCACAAGACCAACATCTTGCAGAAGCTGGGCTTAAAGAATACCGCAGAATTGGTCAAATATGCCATTAAGAACAAGCTCATCGATGTAGATACCATCTAA